The Blattabacterium cuenoti sequence ACATTCTACGGGTCATTTGATTTATGCAAGATTTTGGCATAAATTTCTAAAAGATAGAGGATGGGTTAATACAGAAGAACCCTTTAAGAAAATATTCAATCAAGGAATGATTCTGAATTATTCAGCTACTATACTAAAAATTAGTGGAAAAAATATATTTATTTCCTATGGTTTAAGAAACTCTCATAATTATGGAGGAACTTTACAACAAGTATATGTAGATACATCTTTAATAAATTCTAATGATGAATTAGATATAAATAAATTTCAACAGTGTAGACCCGAATTTTATCAGTATAAATTTTTTTTAGAAAAAGGACGTTTTTTTTGTAAAAGAAAATTAGAAAAAATGTCCAAATCTAAATATAATGTCATCAATCCAGATCATATTTCTGAAAAATATGGATCAGATATATTTCGTCTTTATGAAATGTTTTTAGGCCCTATTATCGAATCAAAACCTTGGAATGATGAGAAAATAAATGGAATCAAAAATTTCTTAAATAAATTTTGGCGTTTATTTCATATAAATAAAGTATTTCAGGTTAGTGACTTAGATCCGACATTTCAAGAGCTAAAAATTTTACATTACACAATCAAAAAACTACAGGAAAAAATTAATTCATTTTCTTTTAATACATCCATTAGTTATTTGATGATGATGGTTAATCAATTAAGTATTTTAAAATGTAATAAAAGAAAAATATTGGAACCGTTAGTTAAATTAATAGCACCTTTTTCTCCTCATATAGCTGAAGAACTTTGGAGAAAACTAGGAAAAAAAAAATCTATTATTTTTTATCCTTTTCCTGTTTATGATCAAAAATTTCTTGTAAAAGAAAAAATTACTTATCCGATTATGTTTAATGGAAAATTAAAATTTCAGGAAACGTTTGAATCCAAACTAACCATTGATGAAATCAGAAAAAAAATTTTAAATCATCCTAAAATAAAGTTCATATTAAATGAAAAAGTATTACAAAAAATTATCATCATCCCAAAAAAAATAATAAATATTTTATTTATTTAAATCATATTTATAAAATATGTTCGATTCAAATTGTATTGTTATAAAACGTAGATTTGTATCTAGTCATCCGGCAGTCGTTTTGAATTTTTTTTCATTAAATGTGTAAAAACTTTTTTTATGTCAAAAAAAAACCAAAGTAAAGCTGATGCGTGTAGTTTTTTTAGTTGTATAGAAAAAAATTTTGATAAAGCGGCACGGTACATTCCTATTAAAAAAGGTCTTTTAGAGCAAATTAAAGCTTGTAATGCGGTATATCGCATGCATTTTCCTATAAAAATAGGAAAAAAAATTCAAGTAATTGAAGCATATAGGGTACAACACTCCCATCATAAACTTCCCTGCAAAGGAGGGATTAGATATAGCATAAAAGTAAACCAAGATGAAGTAATGACTTTAGCTGCATTGATGACGTATAAATGTGCTATAGTAGATGTTCCTTTTGGTGGAGCTAAAGGAGGAATTAAAATTGATCCACAAATTATCTCTGTAGAAAATATAGAAAAGATAACCCGTCGTTACACTTCTGAATTAATAAAAAAAAATTTTATAGGTCCAGGTATAGATGTTCCAGCACCTGATTATGGGACTGGAGAAAGAGAAATGAGTTGGATTTTTGACACATTTTTATCTCTTACTCATGGAGAAGTAGATGCTATAGCCTGTGTTACAGGAAAACCTGTTTCTCAAGGTGGAGTAAGAGGAAGAAAAGAAGCAACAGGATTGGGTGTATTTTATGGAATTAGAGAATTATGTCAGATGAAAGAAGAGATGTTATCTGTAGGTCTCGATGTAGGATTAAATGGAAAAAAAGTGATTGTACAAGGTCTAGGAAATGTCGGTTATCATGCCGCTAAATTTTTTCATGAAGCAGGAGCTATTATTGTTGCTTTAGCAGAAAGGGAAGGAGCTATTTACAATAAAAAAGGTTTGAATGTATCGAATGTGATTCTTCACTTAAAAAATACCGGATCCATATTGAATTTTCCAGAATCAAAAAATATAGAGGATACAGAAAAAGCCTTAGAATTAGAATGTGACATACTTATTCCAGCTGCATTAGAAAATGTGATCCATAAATATAATGCCAATCGGATTAAGGCAAAAATAATTGGAGAAGCAGCTAATGGACCAGTTACTCCTGAAGCTGATGATATATTAGGAAAAAATGGAGTAATTATAGTTCCAGATATTTATTTGAATGCTGGAGGCGTCACCGTTTCTTACTTTGAATGGTTAAAAAATTTAAGTCATGTTCGTTATGGACGCATGGAAAAACGTTTTAGTGAAAATATGAATACAGAACTGCTACAAGTAATCGAAAATAGTTGTAGAAAAAAAATTCCAATAGAAGAAAAAAAAATGATTTTAAGAGGACCAAGAGAAATAGATTTAGTACGTAGCGGACTAGAAGATACCATGATCAATGGATTTCATAAGATTCGTGATCTAAAAAAATCGTTGAAAATAGAAAACTTGCGTACGGCGGCATTTGTTCTTGCTATAAACAAAATCATAGATTCTTATGAAAAATTAGGTATTTTTCCATAATTTAAATATCTTTTTCATGAAGTACAAAAGATCCTTGTTGAAATTAAGCGGAGAAGCTCTTATGGGAAATAACGAATTCGGACTTCATTCTACTCGTCTTCAACAATACGCTGAAGAAGTCAAAAAAGTAGTAGAGATGGGAGCACAGGTAGCTATAGTGATTGGTGGAGGAAATATATTTAGAGGATTTTCTAGAATAAAGGAAAATACGATAGATCGTATAGGAGGAGATTACATGGGAATGTTAGCTACTGTTATCAACGGAATAGCTTTCCAATCTTACTTAAAAAATGTCGGAATATGTACTTCTATACAAACAGCTATTAGAATGGATCAAATAGCAGAACCATTTGTTAAAGATAAAGCGATTCATTATCTTGAAAAAGGAAGAGTGGTGATCTTCGTGGCAGGTTTAGGAAATCCATATTTTACCACAGATACAGCAGCCGTATTACGTGCTATAGAAATTAAAGCAGATGTTTTATTAAAAGGGACCAGAGTCGATGGAATCTATACCAAAGATCCAGAAAAAGATAAATATGCGAAAAGGTTTAAAAAGATATCCTTTGATATGGCTTATCAAATGGGAATCAAGGTGATGGATCAAACAGCTTTTATTTTAGGAAATGAAAATAATTTGCCTATTATTATTTTTGATATAAATAGAAAAGAAAATTTTAAAAAAGTAATTTCCGGAGAAGAGATAGGAACTCTGGTTTCTAACGAAAAATAGAAAAAATTATGGATGAATTAAATGAAATTTTTTTTTCTTGCAAAAAAGATATGGATAAAATTTTAAAAAAACTTCAAGAAGAAATTCATCGTATTCGATTAGGAAGTAAATCCGTTCTTCCCATTTTAGAAAAAATAAAAGTAAAGTGTTATGCTTCTTCTTTTCCTTTAATTGAAGTGGCAACAATTACCATTGTAGATAATATGAATCTGACGATTCATCCTTGGGATCGAGCTATCATCTCCTATATAGATAAAGCCATTATAGATGAAAATCTCGGTTTTATGCCAACAAATAAAGGAGAATACATTCACATTCGTATTCCTATTCTTACGGAAGAAGGGAGAAAGAATTTAATGAAAACAATTAAAACAAAAACAGAAAAAGCAAAAATATTCGTGAGAACAATACGAAAAAAGTATAACCAATCTATAAAAAGATTGAAAATATCCGAAGATTTATCTAAAACAGGAGAAAATCGTATACAAAAAATTACCAAGGGATCTATTGAAAAAATAGATGTTCTTTTTCTTTCCAAAGAAAAAGAAATATTAAGTATATAATTTTTTGATCCATGATAGAAAAATATTCAATTAAAGAATTATTGGGAAAAGGAAAAAAATTTTTAAATAAAAAAGTTTTAGTTGAAGGGTGGATTCGTTCTTTTCGAAATTCCATTTTCATCACATTAAATGATGGATCTACAATAAAAAATATTCAAATTGTTTTATCGAAAAATTTAGAAAAGAAGTTTTTAAAAAAAATTACTATTGGATGTTCCATTAAAGTTATAGGCATAGTCACAGAAAGTTTAGGAAAGAAACAATCTATAGAATTAAAATCTTTAGATATGATAATCTATGGAGAAGTCGACCTTAAAAGTTTTCAAAAAACTATTTTACAACCGAAAAAACATAGTTTAGAAACCTTACGTAAACAAGCACATCTACGTTTTCGTACAAATATTTTCAGTAGTATAATGCGTATACGTCATCATGTATCTTTTTCCATACATAAATATTTTCATGAACATGGGTTTTTTTACATAAATACTCCAATTATTACCACTTCAAATGCTGAAGGTGCTGGAAAAATGTTTCAGGTAACAACTATGGACTTAAAAAATATTCCATATGTAAGGGAAAATGTAGTAGATTATGCAAAAGATTTTTTTCAGTGCAAAACATATTTGAGTGTATCTGGACAATTAGAAGCAGAAACAGCCTCTTTAGCTTTAGGAAAAGTATATACATTTGGACCTGCTTTTCGTGCAGAAAATTCCAATACTTCACGACATTTATCTGAATTTTGGATGATAGAACCAGAAATGGCTTTTTATCATTTAGAAGAAAATATGGATATAGCTGAGGATTTTTTAAAATTTGTTATACGATATACCATTGAAAATTGCATAGAAGATCTATCCTTTTTAAAGGATCACATCAAAAAATGGAGTCAAAAACAGGAATCTACAACACTTTTAGAAAGATTAGAGCTTATATTAAAATTTCCATTTCAAAGAATTAGTTACACGGAAGTAATAAATATTCTAGAAAAAAGCATCCATAAAAAAATGGTAAAATTTGTTCATCCAGTTATTTGGGGAATGGATTTACAATCAGAACATGAACAATATCTGGTAAAAAAATATTTTCAATATCCTGTAATTGTTTTTGATTATCCTTCTTGTATTAAAGCCTTTTATATGCGTATAAATAATGATGAAAGAACAGTTAGAGCTATGGATATATTATTTCCAGAAATAGGAGAAATTATTGGAGGATCTCAACGGGAAGAACGTTATGATATTTTATTAAAGCGGATCAAGGATAAAAACATAGATGACAGGAAACTTTGGTGGTATTTAGACACACGTCGTTTTGGTTCTGTTCCTCATAGTGGATTTGGCCTAGGCTTTGATCGTTTAGTTCAATTCATTACAGGTATGAAAAATATTCGAGATGTTATTCCTTTTCCAAGAACTCCACATAATGCAGAATTCTAAAAAATGTTAAAACATAAACTGTTACAGAAAGGACAACAAAAACTTTCCCCACAGCAAATAAAACTGATGAAATTAGTGCAATTATCTACTTTGGATTTTGAACAAAGAGTAAAACAAGAATTGGAAGAAAATCCAGCATTAGAAGAGGAAATAGAAGATGAGACTACTTCTATAGAAGAGTCCGATACATCTGTCATTGACTTTGATCTTTCAGAACAAGAAGATAAATCCATAGATATTTCTGAAATAAACATAGATGAGTATTTAAGTGATGATGAGATTTTAGATTTTAAAAACAATAACCCCAATAATCACAATGAAGAAAAATATATACCCATAGTTTCTGGAATTTCTTTTCAAGAATATTTAAAAAGTCAATTACATACTTTTCGTTTAAATCAAGAAGATTTGTTAATTGCAGATTTTATATTAGGAAACATAGATGAAGATGGCTACATAAGAAGAAAGATTCCAGCTATCGTAGATGATATCCTTTTAATACTTGGGATTCCAGTAACTGAAGAAAAAGTAGAAAAACTACTTGTAAATTATATACAAAAACTAGAACCCATAGGAGTAGGAGCTAGAAATTTACAAGAATGTCTTTTTATACAATTAGAAAATAAAAAAAAATCACACGATGTAAACTTAGCTAAAAGGATAATCAGAAATAATTTCGAATCTTTTACAAAAAAACATTATCAAAAACTGCAAAATAAATTAGGAACAACAAAGAATGATTTACGGAAAGCTATCTATCAAATAGAAAAATTAAATCCAAAACCAGGAAAAATTTACTCTGGAAATCCTAGAAATTTAGATCATCTGATTCCAGATTTTACCATTTGTATTTCAGATGGAAAATTAGAATTATCTTTAAATCAAAGAAATACTCCAGAAATAAAAGTATCCTCCTTATATTTAAACATGTTAAAATATTATAAAAATTCAAAAGAAAGGAACATGAAAAAAAATGAAAATACTATTTTGTTTTTAAAAAAAAAAATAGATTCAGCAAAATGGTTTGTAGACGCTATAAAACAGCGTCAAAATACATTAATGTTAACAATGAACGCCATTATGGATTATCAAAAAGAATACTTTTTCACTGGAGATCCATATAAAATAAAACCGATGATTTTAAAAAATATATCTCAAAAAATAGGTGTAGGGATATCCACTGTATCTCGTGTTGCTAATAGTAAATATGTCAATACCCCATATGGAACTTTTTTGATCAAAAGTTTTTTTTCTGAAAAAATGATAAACGAAGAAGGGATGGAAATTTCTTCTATTGAAATAAAAAAGTTGTTGGGAGAATCTATTGCTAAAGAAAATAAAAGAAGACCATTAACTGACGAAAAATTATCGAAAATTCTCAAAAGAAAAGGTTATCTAGTGGCAAGACGTACTGTGGCTAAATATAGAGATCAAATGCAAATTCCAGTTGCAAGAATGAGAAAAATCCTTTGATAATCATTTGTTGATAATAATAGTTTTACAATTAGAAAACTCTTTAATAGATAGAACAGAGAGTTCTCTTCCATATCCAGATTTCTTTATTCCTCCAAAAGGAAAACGAGGATCAGATTTTACGATATCATTTACAAAAACCATACCTGTATTTATTTTCTTGGATAAAGATTCCGCTTTTTTTATGTCTTTAGTCCAAATAGAAGCACCTAGACCATAGCATGTGGCATTCACCATAGAATGAATTTCTTCTTCATTAGAAAAAGTATAAACAATTCCTATTGGTCCAAATATCTCCTCTTGATTGTAAGAAAAATTATTATCTTCTATTTTCAATAAACAAGGAGAAAAAAAATTTCCATCTCTTGTAGTTTGTAAACAGACTTTTCCTCCATTTGAAATAATATCTTGATATTGTTTATATAATTTTTCAGATAAATCTACACGAGAAATATACCCTATTTTAGTATATTCATCATGTACATCTCCCCTCTGATATTGTTTCATTTCTTGAATAACCAGATCTATAAAATCATCTACAATAAAATTATCTACTATAAATCTTTTAGCGGAAATACATGTTTGTCCTGTATTATTCAATCTAGATTCCGTAGCTAATTTAGCCGTTTTTTTTAAATCCTCTACATCTCTCATAACTACAAAAGCATCATTTCCTCCTAATTCTAAGACAGATTTTTTAATATATTTTCCAGATAAATATCCTATATGACTTCCAGCTAAATGACTTCCTGTGAAAGAAACACCTTGTATGATTGGATCAGCTATAACAGATTCTATTTTAGGTATATCCATTAAAAAAACTTGAAAAACTCCTTTTGGAAAACCAGATTCAATAAATATCTTTTCTAAAAGAAGAGAACATCCAGCTGTATTCGTAGCAGGTTTAAGTACTATTACATTTCCTAATAATATATTAGGGATGACAAATCTTATGGTTTGCCAAATAGGATAATTCCAAGGCATAATTCCTAATATGGATCCTATCGATTCAAATCGAATATAAGATTTTTCATATTCAGTAGATATATCTTGAAACAAGATCGATTCTTCTAAATGATAATAATACTCGCATAATTTGATACACTTTTTTACTTCCAAACGTGATTGAGTTATAGGTTTTCCCATTTCTTGAGTTATTAAATAGGCTATAATGTCTATGAGATCTTGCATGGAAGAAGATAATTTCATTATATATCCTATTCTAGAAGAAAAAGAAAAATCTTTCCATTTTTCATAAGCTTTTTGAGCTATAGAAAGTTTATCTCTAATATCCTTATTCTCTATAAAAGAATAAGTATTTAGTATATTATTATCAACAGGATTAATAGTATGAAACCTCATATTTTCTTTTTTTTTAGATAAAGAATGGTAAAATTTTTATGAAATTTTACCATTCAAGCTAACAGATAGTTTAGCATTAAAAGCAATGGCATACAACTTTATTTTTTTTAAAAATAAGAGTATCCCATTAGCTCGAATCGGAGATAAAAATGTTTGAAAGCCTATTTCATAAATAAAATTTGCCTTCGAAGAAACAATTTCAAAAGGAGAATTTCCAGAATAAACGCTAATCATAAGAGCAGCCATTCCTTTAGGTAACAATGCATCACTATCTGCATCAAAAAAAACCAGTTTTTCTTTTAATTTAGCATCTAACCAAACTTTAGATTGACATCCATAAATCAATTTATCTTCAGATCTAAATTTATCAGATTTTTTTGGTAATTTCCTTCCTAAATCTATCAGATATTCATATTTTTCTTCCCAATTTTTGAGAAAATAAAATTCTTTTTTGATTCTTTCTTCTCTATCCTGTAACGTCATTTCAAAGATTTTACACAAATTTGATAAGATCTTTTTCTATCTAATTTATGAATTTTTCTCTAGACTTTTTTGCTGCTTGTGTCATATTTTTAAGTGAAGGAATAACTTCCTCCCATTTTCTCGTTTTTAATCCACAATCTGGATTCACCCAAATATTTCTAATTGGCAATTTATTAGAAGCTTTTTGAATTAAATCAAATATTTCTTCTACAGTAGGAATTCTTGGAGAATGAATATCATATACTCCTGGTCCAATTTCATTAGGATAAGAAAATTCTGAAAAAGCCTGTAGCAGTTCCATTTTAGACCTTGAAGTTTCCATAGTAATGACATCTGCATCTAAATCTGCTATATGTTCTAATATATCATTAAATTCACTATAACACATATGTGTGTGAATTTGTGTTTCATCTTCTACTCCACTTGAAGAAATACGAAAAGCTTTAATAGACCAATCAAAATATCCTTTCCAATCCTTTCTTTTTAAGGGAAGCCCCTCTCTAAGAGCTGGTTCATCTATTTGAATTATTTGAATTCCAGATTTCTCTAAAGATTTTACTTCATCTCTAATAGCCCAGGCAATCTGATAAGCTGTAGTAGAAAGTGGTTGATCATCTCTGACAAAAGACCATTGTAATATAGTCACAGGTCCAGTTAACATTCCTTTCATTAACTTATTTGTTTTAGACTGTGCAAAAGATATCCATTTAACTGTCATATCATTAGATCTGCTAACATCTCCATAAATCACAGGAGGTTTCACACAACGACTTCCATAACTCTGAACCCATCCATTTTCAGTAGAAAGAAATCCTTTTAATTTTTCTGAAAAAAATTCTACCATATCATTTCTCTCAAACTCTCCATGTACCAAAACATCTAGATTTATTTCTTCTTGTTTTCGAATAAGATCGATAATAAATTCTTCAATTCTTTTTTCATATTCTTCTTTACTTAATTCGTTTCTGCGAAATTGACTCCTTAAAGTACGAATTTCTTTTGTTTGAGGAAAAGAACCGATTGTCGTAGTAGGAAACAATGGAAGACGAAACTTTTTATGCTGTTTCTTCTGACGTATTTTGAAAGAATTTTTTCTTTTTGTATCCTCATTTTTTACTTGTAAAACTCTTTTTTTTACCTCTTGATTATGAATAATTGAAGAATCTTTTGCTTTTTCCAAAGAATCCAAATTTTTCAATAAGATTCCCTGATTTCCTTTTA is a genomic window containing:
- a CDS encoding SufE family protein; translated protein: MTLQDREERIKKEFYFLKNWEEKYEYLIDLGRKLPKKSDKFRSEDKLIYGCQSKVWLDAKLKEKLVFFDADSDALLPKGMAALMISVYSGNSPFEIVSSKANFIYEIGFQTFLSPIRANGILLFLKKIKLYAIAFNAKLSVSLNGKIS
- the metE gene encoding 5-methyltetrahydropteroyltriglutamate--homocysteine S-methyltransferase, whose translation is MLKHNLGYPRIGIRRELKRACEAYWNHKIPHKELFHIGKMIREENWKIQEKSGLDLIPCNDFSFYDHVLDMSLLLGVIPESYSSIPIIHDNIDLYFSMARGFQKNGWDIKAMEMTKWFNTNYHYIVPEFQKDQKFHVFSKKVFEEFEEAKKFVVNGIPKPVLIGPISFLFLGKEKNKSFHRMDLIEDILPIYIQIIQRLIDQGAVWIQIDEPILVLDLTKKEIEAFQYAYQKISNIFSGINILLTSYFNGISENLFFLRDISIKALHIDLIEDPEQLEDILNFLREKDMMLSLGLIDGRNIWKNNYMNSIKHIEKAIKILGEERVMIAPNCSLLHVPLDIESESSIHPDVKNRMSFAKQKIYELSDLENIIKGNQGILLKNLDSLEKAKDSSIIHNQEVKKRVLQVKNEDTKRKNSFKIRQKKQHKKFRLPLFPTTTIGSFPQTKEIRTLRSQFRRNELSKEEYEKRIEEFIIDLIRKQEEINLDVLVHGEFERNDMVEFFSEKLKGFLSTENGWVQSYGSRCVKPPVIYGDVSRSNDMTVKWISFAQSKTNKLMKGMLTGPVTILQWSFVRDDQPLSTTAYQIAWAIRDEVKSLEKSGIQIIQIDEPALREGLPLKRKDWKGYFDWSIKAFRISSSGVEDETQIHTHMCYSEFNDILEHIADLDADVITMETSRSKMELLQAFSEFSYPNEIGPGVYDIHSPRIPTVEEIFDLIQKASNKLPIRNIWVNPDCGLKTRKWEEVIPSLKNMTQAAKKSREKFIN
- a CDS encoding Glu/Leu/Phe/Val family dehydrogenase; this encodes MSKKNQSKADACSFFSCIEKNFDKAARYIPIKKGLLEQIKACNAVYRMHFPIKIGKKIQVIEAYRVQHSHHKLPCKGGIRYSIKVNQDEVMTLAALMTYKCAIVDVPFGGAKGGIKIDPQIISVENIEKITRRYTSELIKKNFIGPGIDVPAPDYGTGEREMSWIFDTFLSLTHGEVDAIACVTGKPVSQGGVRGRKEATGLGVFYGIRELCQMKEEMLSVGLDVGLNGKKVIVQGLGNVGYHAAKFFHEAGAIIVALAEREGAIYNKKGLNVSNVILHLKNTGSILNFPESKNIEDTEKALELECDILIPAALENVIHKYNANRIKAKIIGEAANGPVTPEADDILGKNGVIIVPDIYLNAGGVTVSYFEWLKNLSHVRYGRMEKRFSENMNTELLQVIENSCRKKIPIEEKKMILRGPREIDLVRSGLEDTMINGFHKIRDLKKSLKIENLRTAAFVLAINKIIDSYEKLGIFP
- a CDS encoding aldehyde dehydrogenase family protein, with translation MRFHTINPVDNNILNTYSFIENKDIRDKLSIAQKAYEKWKDFSFSSRIGYIMKLSSSMQDLIDIIAYLITQEMGKPITQSRLEVKKCIKLCEYYYHLEESILFQDISTEYEKSYIRFESIGSILGIMPWNYPIWQTIRFVIPNILLGNVIVLKPATNTAGCSLLLEKIFIESGFPKGVFQVFLMDIPKIESVIADPIIQGVSFTGSHLAGSHIGYLSGKYIKKSVLELGGNDAFVVMRDVEDLKKTAKLATESRLNNTGQTCISAKRFIVDNFIVDDFIDLVIQEMKQYQRGDVHDEYTKIGYISRVDLSEKLYKQYQDIISNGGKVCLQTTRDGNFFSPCLLKIEDNNFSYNQEEIFGPIGIVYTFSNEEEIHSMVNATCYGLGASIWTKDIKKAESLSKKINTGMVFVNDIVKSDPRFPFGGIKKSGYGRELSVLSIKEFSNCKTIIINK
- the pyrH gene encoding UMP kinase; protein product: MKYKRSLLKLSGEALMGNNEFGLHSTRLQQYAEEVKKVVEMGAQVAIVIGGGNIFRGFSRIKENTIDRIGGDYMGMLATVINGIAFQSYLKNVGICTSIQTAIRMDQIAEPFVKDKAIHYLEKGRVVIFVAGLGNPYFTTDTAAVLRAIEIKADVLLKGTRVDGIYTKDPEKDKYAKRFKKISFDMAYQMGIKVMDQTAFILGNENNLPIIIFDINRKENFKKVISGEEIGTLVSNEK
- a CDS encoding ribosome-recycling factor, which encodes MDELNEIFFSCKKDMDKILKKLQEEIHRIRLGSKSVLPILEKIKVKCYASSFPLIEVATITIVDNMNLTIHPWDRAIISYIDKAIIDENLGFMPTNKGEYIHIRIPILTEEGRKNLMKTIKTKTEKAKIFVRTIRKKYNQSIKRLKISEDLSKTGENRIQKITKGSIEKIDVLFLSKEKEILSI
- the rpoN gene encoding RNA polymerase factor sigma-54, with product MLKHKLLQKGQQKLSPQQIKLMKLVQLSTLDFEQRVKQELEENPALEEEIEDETTSIEESDTSVIDFDLSEQEDKSIDISEINIDEYLSDDEILDFKNNNPNNHNEEKYIPIVSGISFQEYLKSQLHTFRLNQEDLLIADFILGNIDEDGYIRRKIPAIVDDILLILGIPVTEEKVEKLLVNYIQKLEPIGVGARNLQECLFIQLENKKKSHDVNLAKRIIRNNFESFTKKHYQKLQNKLGTTKNDLRKAIYQIEKLNPKPGKIYSGNPRNLDHLIPDFTICISDGKLELSLNQRNTPEIKVSSLYLNMLKYYKNSKERNMKKNENTILFLKKKIDSAKWFVDAIKQRQNTLMLTMNAIMDYQKEYFFTGDPYKIKPMILKNISQKIGVGISTVSRVANSKYVNTPYGTFLIKSFFSEKMINEEGMEISSIEIKKLLGESIAKENKRRPLTDEKLSKILKRKGYLVARRTVAKYRDQMQIPVARMRKIL
- the asnS gene encoding asparagine--tRNA ligase, whose product is MIEKYSIKELLGKGKKFLNKKVLVEGWIRSFRNSIFITLNDGSTIKNIQIVLSKNLEKKFLKKITIGCSIKVIGIVTESLGKKQSIELKSLDMIIYGEVDLKSFQKTILQPKKHSLETLRKQAHLRFRTNIFSSIMRIRHHVSFSIHKYFHEHGFFYINTPIITTSNAEGAGKMFQVTTMDLKNIPYVRENVVDYAKDFFQCKTYLSVSGQLEAETASLALGKVYTFGPAFRAENSNTSRHLSEFWMIEPEMAFYHLEENMDIAEDFLKFVIRYTIENCIEDLSFLKDHIKKWSQKQESTTLLERLELILKFPFQRISYTEVINILEKSIHKKMVKFVHPVIWGMDLQSEHEQYLVKKYFQYPVIVFDYPSCIKAFYMRINNDERTVRAMDILFPEIGEIIGGSQREERYDILLKRIKDKNIDDRKLWWYLDTRRFGSVPHSGFGLGFDRLVQFITGMKNIRDVIPFPRTPHNAEF